One segment of Campylobacter sp. CNRCH_2014_0184h DNA contains the following:
- a CDS encoding Fur family transcriptional regulator produces MQIENIEYDVLLERFKKTLKDNGLKYTKQREVLLKTLYNSDMHYTPESLYVEIKQKNPELNVGIATVYRTLNLLEESGMATSISFGASGKKFELANKPHHDHLICKSCGEIVEFENPIIEQQQMLIAKEYNFKLTGHLMQLYGVCPQCSKK; encoded by the coding sequence ATGCAAATTGAAAATATTGAATATGATGTTTTGCTTGAGCGTTTTAAAAAAACACTTAAAGATAATGGTCTAAAATATACTAAACAAAGAGAAGTGCTTTTAAAAACTTTATATAATAGCGATATGCATTATACTCCAGAAAGTCTATACGTAGAAATAAAGCAAAAAAATCCCGAATTAAATGTAGGCATTGCAACAGTTTATAGAACTTTAAATTTGTTAGAAGAATCCGGTATGGCTACTTCTATATCTTTTGGTGCTTCAGGGAAGAAATTTGAACTTGCAAATAAACCTCACCATGATCATTTGATTTGTAAAAGTTGTGGCGAGATTGTAGAATTTGAAAATCCTATTATTGAACAGCAACAAATGTTAATCGCAAAAGAATATAATTTTAAATTAACAGGACATTTAATGCAACTTTATGGCGTATGTCCACAATGTAGTAAAAAATAA
- a CDS encoding CvpA family protein has protein sequence MENFSWFDVFVLGLTAILGLKGLVSGLFKEIFGLLGIVGGVLLASRYAKEVAEIINNNFYAIENENLAIFAGFLVLLIVIWVACMTLGNILSKIFSMSGLGFIDRIGGFLFGSAKIFLIFAILVACINNIEFLNVSLEKYAKNSYTLDLLRQTGDFIMNTDFTQNGLDKIQEQIIDSNLSLNSEVNNAN, from the coding sequence ATGGAAAATTTTTCTTGGTTTGATGTATTTGTTTTAGGTTTAACTGCGATTTTAGGTTTAAAAGGCTTGGTAAGTGGCTTATTTAAGGAAATTTTTGGTTTATTAGGCATAGTTGGTGGGGTTTTACTTGCTTCAAGATATGCTAAAGAAGTAGCAGAAATTATTAATAATAATTTTTATGCAATTGAAAACGAAAATCTTGCGATTTTTGCGGGATTTTTGGTTTTGTTAATTGTAATTTGGGTAGCTTGTATGACTTTGGGAAATATATTATCAAAGATTTTTAGTATGAGTGGTCTTGGTTTTATAGATCGTATAGGTGGATTTTTATTTGGTAGTGCTAAAATATTTTTGATTTTTGCAATTTTAGTGGCTTGTATTAATAATATAGAATTTTTAAATGTAAGCTTAGAAAAATATGCTAAAAATAGCTATACATTAGATTTACTTAGACAAACAGGTGATTTTATAATGAATACTGATTTTACTCAAAATGGTTTAGATAAAATACAAGAACAAATTATAGATTCTAATTTAAGTCTAAATTCGGAGGTAAATAATGCAAATTGA
- the gatC gene encoding Asp-tRNA(Asn)/Glu-tRNA(Gln) amidotransferase subunit GatC, which translates to MQIDDKLLTKLEKLSALKIADDKRQELEEQLSQIVNFVEKLDELKLDDVEAMTSTTNAATPFRLDESRKSDVIDMLSKYAPNSQDGFFIVPKIIE; encoded by the coding sequence ATGCAAATTGATGATAAATTATTAACCAAACTTGAAAAGCTAAGTGCTTTAAAAATTGCCGATGATAAAAGACAAGAATTAGAAGAACAATTAAGTCAGATTGTTAATTTCGTAGAAAAATTAGATGAGCTAAAACTTGATGATGTTGAAGCTATGACCAGCACTACAAATGCTGCAACTCCATTTAGACTAGATGAAAGTAGAAAATCTGATGTGATAGATATGCTTAGTAAGTATGCTCCAAATTCTCAGGATGGATTTTTTATAGTCCCTAAGATAATTGAATAA
- a CDS encoding type III pantothenate kinase, translating to MLLCDIGNTTASFLNEQKFYSMSIEQFLQYEPTQKVFYINVNPNLEQRLEQNPLFINLASYFNFDTIYENLGVDRIAACYTIEDGVVVDAGSAITVDIISNSIHLGGFILPGIESYKKSFSNISSRLRYELNTQINFDAFPQRTVDALSYGVFKSIYLLIKDSAYDKKLYFTGGDGQFLANFFDYAIYDKFLIFRGMKKAVCENFIL from the coding sequence ATGCTTTTATGTGATATTGGTAATACAACCGCTAGTTTTCTGAATGAGCAAAAATTTTATTCTATGAGTATTGAGCAGTTTTTACAATACGAACCTACACAAAAAGTATTTTATATCAATGTAAATCCAAATTTAGAGCAAAGATTAGAACAAAATCCTTTATTTATCAATCTTGCCTCATATTTTAATTTTGATACTATTTATGAGAATTTAGGGGTTGATAGAATAGCAGCATGTTACACTATAGAAGATGGTGTTGTAGTTGATGCGGGTTCTGCAATAACTGTAGATATTATTTCTAATTCTATTCATCTTGGGGGATTTATACTCCCAGGTATTGAAAGCTATAAAAAGTCTTTCTCCAATATTTCATCACGTTTAAGATACGAGCTAAACACACAGATTAATTTTGATGCTTTCCCTCAAAGAACCGTTGATGCTTTAAGTTATGGAGTTTTTAAAAGCATATATTTACTTATAAAAGATAGTGCATATGATAAAAAATTATATTTTACAGGCGGAGATGGGCAATTTCTTGCAAATTTTTTCGACTATGCAATTTATGATAAATTTTTAATTTTTAGAGGTATGAAAAAAGCTGTTTGTGAAAATTTTATACTTTAA
- a CDS encoding FAD-dependent oxidoreductase: MDQKHFDTVVIGGGISGAAVFYELARYTNIQNIALLEKYNSAATLNSHSTSNSQTIHCGDIETNYTLEKAKKVKTTADMIVKYGLLQNAQNKFMHSHQKLALAVGDKECEYMKNRYEEFKELYPYIKFYTKDEIKQIEPNVVLGEDGINDRTDEVVAMGVEAGAVYTTVDFGLMSQNLIEQACKQGKNTHVAYNQEVVFIEKKDDIFYIKTKDFKEYSAKSIIVNAGAHSLFLAHKMGIGLDKSCFPVAGSFYMSKRKILNGKVYMVQNPKLPFAALHGDPDLLANMNTRFGPTALVIPMLERYHGFKSLPEFFKTLNLDMNVVKICFNLFKDSTIRNYILYNYLFEIPYINKRLFVKDAKKIVPSLKTDDIYYAKNFGGVRPQVLDKKAGELMLGEASITEIPGIIFNMTPSPGATSCLGNGYRDAKLICQYLGANFNEDLFTSELL; this comes from the coding sequence ATGGATCAAAAACATTTTGATACCGTGGTAATTGGCGGTGGGATTTCTGGTGCTGCAGTATTTTACGAGCTGGCTAGATACACAAATATTCAAAATATTGCTTTGTTAGAAAAATACAATAGCGCTGCAACTTTAAATAGCCATAGCACAAGCAATTCACAAACTATCCACTGTGGTGATATAGAGACAAATTACACTTTAGAAAAAGCAAAAAAAGTTAAAACAACAGCAGATATGATTGTAAAATATGGTCTTTTGCAAAATGCACAAAATAAGTTTATGCACTCACACCAAAAACTCGCACTTGCAGTTGGAGACAAAGAATGCGAGTATATGAAAAACAGATATGAAGAATTTAAAGAATTATATCCTTATATTAAATTTTATACTAAAGATGAAATTAAGCAAATAGAACCTAATGTTGTATTAGGCGAAGATGGCATAAATGATAGAACCGATGAAGTAGTAGCTATGGGTGTAGAAGCAGGAGCGGTTTATACTACAGTAGATTTTGGCTTGATGAGTCAAAATCTTATAGAGCAAGCTTGCAAACAAGGAAAAAATACTCATGTTGCCTATAATCAAGAAGTTGTGTTTATAGAAAAAAAAGATGATATTTTTTATATTAAAACAAAAGATTTTAAAGAATATAGCGCGAAATCTATTATAGTAAATGCAGGAGCGCATTCTTTATTTTTGGCACATAAAATGGGTATAGGATTAGATAAATCTTGCTTTCCGGTTGCAGGAAGTTTTTATATGTCTAAAAGAAAAATTTTAAATGGTAAAGTTTACATGGTGCAAAATCCAAAACTACCATTTGCTGCGCTACATGGTGATCCTGATTTATTAGCTAATATGAATACACGCTTTGGCCCTACTGCCTTAGTTATCCCTATGTTAGAAAGATACCATGGTTTTAAATCACTACCTGAATTTTTCAAAACACTTAACTTAGACATGAATGTAGTTAAAATTTGTTTTAATCTTTTTAAAGATTCTACTATTAGAAATTATATTCTTTATAATTATTTGTTTGAAATTCCTTATATTAACAAAAGACTTTTTGTAAAAGATGCCAAAAAAATAGTTCCTAGTTTAAAAACAGATGATATTTACTATGCTAAAAACTTTGGCGGAGTGCGTCCTCAAGTGCTTGATAAAAAGGCAGGAGAATTAATGCTTGGTGAAGCAAGTATCACTGAAATTCCAGGTATAATTTTCAATATGACACCAAGTCCAGGTGCTACAAGCTGTCTTGGCAATGGTTATAGAGATGCAAAACTTATTTGTCAATACTTGGGTGCTAATTTTAATGAGGATTTATTTACTAGCGAACTACTATAA
- the pyk gene encoding pyruvate kinase: protein MLKKTKIVATIGPASENEATIRQMIINGVNVFRLNFSHGTHEYHSQNLATIRKVATELNARIGILQDISGPKIRTLKIPEAFELKNGDRLDFYKDTFEGEKLSNEHYKVCINHPEILSMLKVGEYIYLCDGSIKTKVVQVEKDFIQTQVENSGVLSSNKGINFPNTKINIDVITQKDKDDLAWGIKNDVDFLAISFVQNAHDIDEVKKILDENNAKIAIFAKIEKFDAVENIDEIINCSDGIMVARGDLGIEVPYYRVPNIQKLIIKKANEANKPVITATQMLFSLAKSKTATRAEISDVANAVLDGTDAVMLSEESAVGIDPANAVDIMTQTIIETEKNYPYEKFETFKCFNETDIIAKSSTQLATDLNANAIFTITSSGASAVKTARYRPKMDIIAITHSKKALNFLSIVWGVQPAILIEKHENLTELLSNSVKLGVEKGLMKKDGVYTLTAGFPIGVAGSTNLIRILQKDQIEYYLSLGK, encoded by the coding sequence ATGCTAAAAAAAACAAAAATAGTTGCAACGATTGGACCAGCAAGTGAAAACGAAGCTACAATAAGACAAATGATTATTAATGGGGTGAATGTTTTTCGTTTAAATTTTTCACATGGAACCCATGAGTATCATAGTCAAAATCTAGCTACTATTAGAAAAGTAGCAACTGAACTTAATGCAAGAATTGGAATTTTGCAAGATATTAGTGGACCAAAAATTAGAACCTTAAAAATTCCAGAAGCTTTTGAATTAAAAAATGGAGATAGACTAGACTTTTACAAGGATACTTTTGAAGGAGAAAAACTTTCTAATGAACATTATAAAGTCTGTATTAATCATCCTGAAATTCTTTCAATGCTAAAGGTAGGAGAATACATCTATCTTTGTGATGGCTCCATCAAAACTAAAGTAGTGCAAGTTGAAAAAGATTTTATCCAAACCCAAGTAGAAAATAGCGGGGTGCTAAGTTCAAACAAGGGAATTAATTTTCCTAATACAAAAATTAATATCGATGTTATCACCCAAAAAGATAAAGATGATCTTGCATGGGGTATTAAAAATGATGTTGACTTTTTAGCCATCTCTTTTGTACAAAATGCTCATGATATTGATGAAGTTAAGAAAATACTTGATGAAAATAATGCCAAAATTGCTATTTTTGCAAAAATAGAAAAATTTGATGCTGTTGAAAATATCGATGAAATCATAAATTGCAGTGATGGTATAATGGTAGCAAGAGGGGATTTGGGTATTGAAGTGCCTTATTATAGAGTGCCGAATATACAAAAACTCATCATTAAAAAGGCTAACGAGGCTAATAAACCTGTCATCACTGCTACTCAAATGCTTTTTTCGCTTGCAAAATCCAAAACTGCCACAAGAGCTGAAATTTCAGATGTTGCTAATGCGGTACTTGATGGCACTGACGCAGTTATGCTTAGCGAAGAAAGCGCAGTAGGGATTGATCCGGCAAATGCGGTTGATATTATGACTCAAACCATTATAGAAACAGAAAAAAACTATCCTTATGAAAAATTTGAAACCTTTAAATGTTTCAATGAAACCGATATTATTGCCAAATCAAGCACACAACTAGCAACCGATTTAAATGCAAATGCAATTTTTACCATCACAAGTAGTGGTGCTTCTGCGGTTAAAACAGCAAGATATCGTCCAAAAATGGATATCATAGCTATTACTCATTCTAAAAAAGCTTTAAATTTTTTAAGTATAGTTTGGGGAGTTCAACCTGCTATATTAATAGAAAAACATGAAAATTTAACAGAGCTTTTAAGCAATTCTGTAAAACTTGGAGTCGAAAAAGGCCTTATGAAAAAAGATGGAGTTTATACTCTTACTGCAGGTTTTCCAATAGGTGTTGCAGGAAGTACAAATTTAATTAGAATTTTACAAAAAGATCAAATTGAATATTATTTAAGTTTGGGAAAATAA
- the gmhA gene encoding D-sedoheptulose 7-phosphate isomerase yields MINKIEKEFIQHQKTLEQSLSLKEQIAMVAQELKVCLKSGGKILICGNGGSAADSQHFAAELSGRYKKERKALAAIALSTDTSALSAIGNDYGFEFVFSRQVEALASDNDVLIGISTSGKSPNVIKAFEKAREIGAKCIGLSGKGGGVMNELCEHNIVIPSDDTARIQEMHILIIHCLCDLIEEEY; encoded by the coding sequence ATGATAAATAAAATCGAAAAGGAATTTATTCAACATCAAAAAACTTTAGAACAAAGTTTGAGTTTAAAAGAGCAAATTGCTATGGTTGCTCAAGAGTTAAAAGTGTGCTTGAAAAGTGGTGGGAAAATTTTAATTTGTGGAAATGGTGGAAGCGCTGCAGATAGCCAGCATTTTGCAGCTGAACTTAGCGGAAGATATAAAAAAGAAAGAAAGGCTTTAGCTGCTATTGCTCTAAGCACTGATACTTCTGCTTTAAGTGCTATAGGAAATGATTATGGTTTTGAATTTGTTTTTTCAAGACAAGTTGAAGCTTTAGCTAGTGATAATGATGTGTTGATTGGAATTTCTACTAGTGGAAAAAGTCCAAATGTGATTAAAGCTTTTGAAAAAGCTAGAGAAATTGGTGCTAAGTGTATAGGACTCAGTGGAAAGGGTGGTGGAGTGATGAATGAACTATGTGAGCATAATATAGTCATTCCAAGCGATGATACAGCTAGAATTCAAGAAATGCATATTTTAATTATACATTGTTTATGTGATTTGATAGAAGAAGAATATTAA
- the rfaE1 gene encoding D-glycero-beta-D-manno-heptose-7-phosphate kinase: protein MLDFLSSKKPKILVVGDFMVDHYIWCDCTRISPEAPVMVMKSQKEDKRLGGAGNVYANLKSLGAEVFALGLVGDDESGRFLKENLNAKLLVEKDRKTPLKSRVLSHSQQVLRLDDENDFDTKLEDEIIQEYKKIAKDYDAIVLSDYAKGVLTSKVTKALIEHANTLNLPILIDPKGSDFSKYQNATLLTPNKKEAIQALGVEKIDNLEKALKKLKDDLNLAYSIITLSEEGIALFDEKLHIIPAKALEVYDVTGAGDSVIAMLAYALALKVDIVKACELANDAAAVVVAKVGSVSVSLEEIKNLKKASFEDKIKSKEELVKLLQDQKVVFTNGCFDIMHYGHIKYLEKAKKLGDILVVGLNSDESVKRLKGNSRPINLEFQRACMLASMYFVDYVVIFDEDTPYELIEFLKPDVLVKGADYKDKEVVGSNLVKKVELIDFEDGFSTTNIINRIANDK, encoded by the coding sequence ATGCTTGATTTTTTAAGTTCTAAAAAGCCAAAAATTTTAGTTGTTGGGGATTTTATGGTGGATCATTATATATGGTGTGATTGTACTAGAATTTCTCCAGAAGCTCCTGTAATGGTGATGAAATCACAAAAAGAAGACAAAAGACTAGGTGGAGCTGGTAATGTATATGCAAATTTAAAAAGTCTTGGTGCTGAGGTTTTTGCTCTAGGACTTGTGGGTGATGATGAGAGTGGAAGATTTTTAAAAGAGAATTTAAATGCAAAATTATTAGTAGAAAAAGATAGAAAAACCCCTCTTAAGAGCAGAGTTTTATCACATTCTCAGCAAGTTTTAAGACTTGATGATGAGAATGATTTTGATACTAAATTAGAAGATGAAATTATTCAAGAGTATAAAAAAATCGCAAAAGATTATGATGCGATTGTTTTGAGTGATTATGCCAAAGGAGTTTTAACTTCAAAAGTAACAAAAGCTTTGATAGAGCATGCAAATACTTTAAATTTACCTATTTTGATTGATCCAAAAGGAAGTGATTTTAGCAAATATCAAAATGCAACCTTACTAACTCCAAATAAAAAAGAAGCTATTCAAGCTTTGGGTGTAGAAAAAATTGATAATTTAGAAAAAGCTTTGAAAAAATTAAAAGATGATTTAAATTTAGCTTATTCTATCATAACTTTATCTGAAGAAGGAATAGCACTTTTTGATGAAAAATTACATATTATCCCTGCAAAAGCCTTGGAGGTTTATGATGTAACAGGAGCTGGAGATAGTGTTATAGCTATGCTTGCTTATGCTTTGGCTTTAAAAGTTGATATTGTAAAAGCGTGCGAGCTAGCAAATGATGCAGCAGCTGTTGTGGTAGCAAAAGTAGGAAGTGTGAGTGTAAGTTTAGAAGAGATAAAAAACCTCAAAAAAGCTTCTTTTGAAGATAAAATTAAAAGCAAAGAAGAGCTTGTAAAATTGCTACAAGATCAAAAAGTAGTTTTTACCAACGGGTGTTTTGATATTATGCATTATGGTCATATAAAATATCTTGAAAAAGCTAAAAAATTAGGAGATATCTTAGTTGTAGGTTTAAATTCAGATGAAAGCGTAAAAAGACTAAAAGGAAATTCAAGACCTATAAATTTAGAGTTTCAACGTGCATGTATGCTTGCGAGCATGTATTTTGTAGATTATGTAGTGATTTTTGATGAGGATACTCCTTATGAATTGATAGAGTTTTTAAAACCTGATGTGCTAGTTAAGGGAGCTGATTATAAAGACAAAGAGGTAGTGGGTTCAAATTTAGTAAAAAAAGTAGAATTGATCGACTTTGAAGATGGATTTAGCACTACCAATATAATTAATAGGATTGCAAATGATAAATAA
- the rfaD gene encoding ADP-glyceromanno-heptose 6-epimerase, producing MKIVITGGAGFIGSALALELQDKHEVLIVDKMRSSTTFENGNLESFGHFKNILDFEGELYVGDINDERTLKVIKDFKPDAIFHKAAISDTTVYDQNKVLKTNLNTFKDFIELALELNAKLIYASSASVYGDAPSPQTVNLSEAPKNPYAFSKLMMDKLAKKYFNKMHIVGLRYFNVYGKGEFFKNSTASMILQFGHQILAGKSPRLFEGSDQIYRDFVYIKDVVSANLQALEAKSGIYNVATGKARTFQDIVDILQKELNTNYPCEYIPNPYKNAYQFHTQAKLDESFSYKAKFSLEEGIKDYLDEIKRLYEKEVNA from the coding sequence ATGAAAATAGTGATAACGGGTGGAGCAGGTTTTATAGGCTCTGCACTTGCTTTAGAACTTCAAGATAAACATGAAGTTTTGATTGTAGATAAAATGCGTTCAAGCACTACTTTTGAAAATGGAAATTTAGAAAGCTTTGGTCATTTTAAAAATATTTTAGATTTTGAAGGTGAGCTTTATGTGGGTGATATTAATGATGAAAGAACTTTAAAAGTTATAAAAGATTTTAAACCCGATGCGATCTTTCATAAGGCTGCAATTTCAGATACAACTGTTTATGATCAAAACAAAGTTTTAAAGACTAATTTAAACACTTTTAAAGATTTTATAGAACTTGCTTTGGAGCTTAATGCAAAATTGATCTATGCGAGTTCAGCTTCAGTTTATGGAGATGCACCAAGCCCACAAACTGTAAATTTAAGTGAAGCTCCTAAAAATCCTTACGCATTTTCAAAATTAATGATGGATAAATTAGCAAAAAAATACTTTAATAAAATGCATATAGTTGGACTTAGATATTTTAATGTATATGGCAAGGGAGAATTTTTTAAAAATAGCACTGCTTCTATGATTTTGCAATTTGGACATCAAATTTTAGCGGGCAAAAGTCCGCGTTTATTTGAAGGAAGTGATCAAATTTATCGTGATTTTGTATATATTAAAGATGTTGTGAGTGCAAATTTGCAAGCTTTAGAAGCAAAAAGCGGAATTTATAATGTAGCTACAGGTAAGGCAAGAACTTTTCAAGATATAGTTGATATTTTACAAAAAGAATTAAACACTAATTATCCTTGTGAGTATATTCCTAATCCTTATAAAAATGCTTATCAATTTCATACTCAAGCAAAATTAGATGAGAGTTTTTCATATAAAGCTAAATTTAGTCTTGAAGAGGGAATAAAAGATTATTTAGATGAGATTAAAAGGCTTTATGAAAAGGAAGTAAATGCTTGA
- a CDS encoding D-glycero-alpha-D-manno-heptose-1,7-bisphosphate 7-phosphatase has protein sequence MKTRALFLDRDGIINIDKKYVHKISDFEFCDGIFELCEFFQKQNFLIFVATNQSGIARAYYSEKDFEILSSYMLDEFLKRNIRIEKIYHCPHLENCECRKPKPGMLLKAQQEFDIDFSQSFFIGDNLSDMQAGINAGVKNLFLINENYNDDKNYKVFKNLKELLHYLKDRK, from the coding sequence ATGAAAACAAGGGCGTTATTTTTAGATAGAGATGGGATTATTAATATAGATAAAAAATACGTTCATAAGATCAGTGATTTTGAATTTTGTGATGGTATTTTTGAACTTTGCGAATTTTTTCAAAAGCAAAATTTTTTAATTTTTGTAGCTACTAATCAATCAGGCATTGCAAGAGCTTATTATAGTGAAAAAGATTTTGAAATTTTAAGTTCATATATGCTGGATGAGTTTTTAAAAAGAAACATTAGAATAGAAAAAATTTATCACTGCCCACATTTAGAAAATTGTGAATGTCGTAAGCCAAAACCTGGCATGCTTTTAAAAGCACAACAAGAATTTGATATAGATTTTTCACAATCTTTTTTTATAGGGGATAATTTAAGCGATATGCAAGCTGGAATTAATGCTGGTGTAAAAAATCTATTTTTGATTAATGAAAATTATAATGATGATAAAAACTATAAGGTCTTTAAAAATTTAAAAGAACTTTTGCATTATTTAAAGGATAGAAAATGA
- a CDS encoding cytochrome c553 produces the protein MKKLLVLSALACLGVSAFAADGATLYKKCAVCHGAKADKVYLNKVPALNSLTAAERLQYMKDYAAGKRNAYGQGAIMKINLKGLTEADFKAIEEYIESLKK, from the coding sequence ATGAAAAAGCTACTTGTTTTATCAGCTTTAGCATGTCTTGGTGTTTCAGCTTTTGCTGCAGATGGTGCTACACTTTACAAAAAATGTGCAGTATGTCATGGTGCTAAAGCAGATAAAGTTTATCTTAACAAAGTTCCTGCTTTAAATTCTTTAACTGCAGCTGAAAGATTGCAATACATGAAAGACTATGCAGCAGGTAAAAGAAACGCTTATGGTCAAGGTGCTATCATGAAAATCAACCTTAAAGGTTTAACAGAAGCAGATTTCAAAGCAATTGAAGAATATATCGAAAGCTTAAAAAAATAA
- the ccoS gene encoding cbb3-type cytochrome oxidase assembly protein CcoS: MNGVLMMMIGVSLVALFLAICALLWGIKNKQFDDDYKFTTLNDSEEALNDAVILEKRKKEALEKNKKQP; the protein is encoded by the coding sequence ATGAACGGTGTTTTAATGATGATGATAGGTGTTTCTTTGGTTGCTTTGTTTTTGGCAATTTGCGCTTTGCTTTGGGGTATAAAGAATAAACAATTTGATGATGATTATAAATTTACTACTTTAAATGATAGTGAAGAAGCTTTAAATGATGCGGTGATTTTAGAAAAAAGAAAAAAAGAAGCTTTAGAAAAGAACAAAAAACAGCCATAA